The DNA sequence CGCATCGGTTGTTCCGCGGTCGGCGGGATTCGCCCTGCCTTTGTTTGATTTGTCGATCATACCCACCCAGCTCTTTCAAAATGAACACATGCATGCAGAATGCGCGAGATAAAAAAAAGTTCCAAGCCTCCGGAACTTTTTTTTAGCCAGCGCGTTTTAGCAATGTTGCCACGTCCACGGGACAACCAAGAGGTCTAATATGTCGACACTTTCCATGCGCATTGCGCCGCACCTGCCTTATCTCCGTCGCTTCTCGCGCGCAGTCACCGGATCCCAGACATCCGGAGACGCTTTTGTCGCCGCCATGCTTGAGGCCTTGATTGCCGATCTCAGCATTTTTCCGAAATCCGGCAACGACCGCGTTGCGCTATACGGTCTGTATTCCAAACTCTTTGACAGCCTTTCGGTTCCGGTGCCCGAATATCCGACACCGTTTGGCTGGGAAAAGAAGGCTGCGGCGAATCTCGAGGCGGTTACGCCTGATGCGCGCAAGGCATTTCTGCTGATCGCGGTAGAGGGGTTCACGCCCGAGGAGACTGCCGAGATTCTCGGTGTGGACAAGGACGGAGTATCCGAACTGATCGACAAGGCCGCCAAGGAAATATCCGATCAGGTCGCCACCGACATCATGATCATCGAAGACGAACCGCTGATCGCCATGGATATCGAGGATATGGTTGAGGCACTCGGCCACCGCGTGACTGGAATTGCCCGGACCCATACCGAAGCAATGGAGCTGTACAACCGGACCAAGCCGAAAATGGTGCTGGCCGACATTCAACTGGCTGACGGAAGCTCCGGTATCGACGCGGTCAATGATATCCTGAAGAACGATACGCTGCCGGTGATCTTCATTACCGCTTTCCCGGAGCGCTTGTTGACAGGCGAGAAGCCGGAACCGGCGTTTTTGGTCACCAAGCCGTTCAACCCGGATATGGTCAAGGCGCTGATCAGCCAGGCGCTATTTTTCAACACCGCCACAGAAACGATGAAGCTGACCGGAACCAATTAGAAAACAGCGCGTTGGTGGAGCATCGAATGACAAAGGAGATTTTCGATGCTTTACTACGCTCTCGTATTTCTTGTCGTCGCCATCATCGCTGGCGTCCTTGGGTTCGGTGGAATTGCCGGCGCCTCGGCCGGCATCGCTCAATTTCTGTTCTTCCTTTTTCTGGCGTTTCTGGTCATTTCTCTGGTGCTGAATTTTGTCCGGAAGGTTTGACCGCCCGATTCGGGAACTGCAAAGTGACCGCGGGCGCTGGGCCAACTCCAGTGTCCGCTGCCGTCCGTTTCAGCAGCTTCATAAAGTCGATAAACATCCCATGACCCGCAATCCGTTAACAGATTCCGATCGGATGAGAATCAAGCTGGCGGGATTACGCAGCGCCGGCGTGTTCACGATGTACCAGGATGCGGATCTGGTGATACGTTTTGTTGCTAACTTCCCTTCAGATTGGCCAACCGAAATCGAGCTCGAGGGTCAGACGGACAC is a window from the Hoeflea sp. IMCC20628 genome containing:
- a CDS encoding DUF1328 domain-containing protein; this translates as MLYYALVFLVVAIIAGVLGFGGIAGASAGIAQFLFFLFLAFLVISLVLNFVRKV
- a CDS encoding response regulator, which produces MSTLSMRIAPHLPYLRRFSRAVTGSQTSGDAFVAAMLEALIADLSIFPKSGNDRVALYGLYSKLFDSLSVPVPEYPTPFGWEKKAAANLEAVTPDARKAFLLIAVEGFTPEETAEILGVDKDGVSELIDKAAKEISDQVATDIMIIEDEPLIAMDIEDMVEALGHRVTGIARTHTEAMELYNRTKPKMVLADIQLADGSSGIDAVNDILKNDTLPVIFITAFPERLLTGEKPEPAFLVTKPFNPDMVKALISQALFFNTATETMKLTGTN